In Spirochaetota bacterium, one DNA window encodes the following:
- a CDS encoding PAS domain S-box protein: MENEATRDDAGRFRDLVIQGPLDENEMRDLFQGMLDDQENRYEALIQNIQEYIYSVSYSHDGLTSTYHSERSREVTGYSPEDYLKNPALWYSMIHASDRERVNDFLRRVNEDRRTNTIEHRIIRKDGKLRWVSNTCTAVTNGDGRLERLNGFVLDITEHKTAELRMQLAVRVLDVLNKSVPMGEAIREIVALIRRYADIEAVGIRLRDNGDYPYIETEGFTRDFVKSESSLLGYDPDGAPALDAQGRPVLECLCGAVMRDQIPPGLGERTGNGGFWTNDAPGLLASRDLKELEIRVRGRCFAVGYRSVALIPLKSGEDTIGLLQLNDSRADAFTPGLLEYFEGIGASIGIALSRKIAEEGLRKAHAELESRVQDRTSALNEAVQSLNAERRRFNEVLDVLPAYVVLLTADYRVSFANRFFKERFGDSGGRRCYEFLFERSAPCKNCKTFTALTTMAPSRWEWAGPDGRQYDISDFPFVDTDGSILVLEMGLDISERKRAETELDAYRLRLEELVARRTGELVSANARLQSEILERMQIEGALREHETRYRSLYNALSELTVLHEAVLDKKGAVVNYRIIDANPAFTAVTGIPREHALGALATDLYGTETAPFLDVYARVATTGEPEKFEAYFAPLNRHFSISAISPSPGTFATISNDITEQKRAEQALRESEERLSRFASATFEGIVMSENGVIIDCNEQFALMMGRSVGGLKGMQMTGMIAPEDRERIMEDIRLNRDSDTELALLREDGDRIYVEAHGRSAGSDSLPGRRYMIVRDVTDRRRREDELRRLNRTLKAMGESSKAMMRAGEDEMAYLNEVCRIIVEDCGHSMVWIGFAEEDAAKSVRPAAFAGFEKGYLETLNLTWSDSERGRGPTGTAVRTGKPVACRNIDTDPAFAPWRAQALARGYFSSISLPLVYEGRVMGALSIYSTEKDPFSESETGLLMEIANDLAYGITTLRLRAEHARVARELRESREDLNRAQAVAMTGSWRLDVRTNELRWSDENHRIFGIAHGTQLTYDTFLSTVHADDRAYVDKMWSEGLRGRPYDIEHRIVAHGITRWVRERAELEYDNDGDLRGGFGTTQDITERKRVEEALKESEGELRQRNLAMEEDLRIAQLVQSRFLPRRAPGNERIRTEYRYLPHYAVGGDYFSFANFEDIGLGIFLGDVVGHGVAAALFLSLLKAATDRVCRRHGSSPGEYLGMLNDELIQYMDANFITAIYGLFRYRDETGPLEFVFSNGGHPMPILHRRSADSIELLNAKGTILGAIPGMMYEEKTVTLNPGDRLFLYTDGIPEAQNESGKLLGFDEMRDVIARASRPGLGETLDGIMGEVYAHRGLRPLEDDIVLIGFEVP; this comes from the coding sequence ATGGAAAACGAGGCAACCAGAGACGACGCCGGTCGATTCAGGGACCTGGTCATTCAGGGACCGCTCGATGAAAATGAAATGCGCGACCTGTTCCAGGGCATGCTGGACGACCAGGAAAACAGGTACGAGGCGCTCATCCAGAATATTCAGGAGTATATCTACAGCGTGAGCTATTCGCATGACGGGCTAACCTCCACCTATCACAGCGAACGGTCGCGGGAGGTCACGGGGTACAGCCCCGAAGACTACTTGAAAAATCCCGCACTGTGGTATTCCATGATCCACGCGTCGGACAGGGAAAGGGTGAACGATTTCCTCAGGCGGGTGAATGAGGACAGGAGAACCAACACGATCGAGCACCGGATCATCCGTAAGGACGGCAAACTCCGGTGGGTCTCGAATACATGTACCGCCGTTACCAACGGTGATGGCCGCCTTGAACGGCTGAACGGCTTCGTCCTGGATATTACCGAGCACAAGACCGCCGAGCTGCGGATGCAGCTCGCGGTGCGCGTGCTCGATGTCCTCAACAAGTCCGTACCCATGGGGGAGGCCATAAGGGAAATAGTCGCCCTCATCCGGCGGTATGCCGACATCGAGGCGGTGGGTATCAGGCTCAGGGACAACGGTGATTATCCTTATATCGAGACCGAGGGATTCACCAGGGATTTCGTAAAGAGCGAATCGAGCCTCCTGGGGTACGACCCGGACGGGGCCCCCGCACTTGATGCGCAGGGGAGGCCGGTGCTGGAGTGCCTGTGCGGGGCCGTTATGCGCGATCAAATTCCCCCCGGGCTGGGCGAGCGCACGGGGAACGGCGGTTTCTGGACGAACGACGCCCCCGGGCTTCTCGCGTCCCGCGATCTGAAAGAACTGGAAATCCGCGTCAGGGGGCGCTGTTTCGCCGTGGGCTACCGGTCGGTCGCGCTTATCCCGTTAAAATCGGGGGAGGACACGATCGGGCTCCTCCAGCTGAACGACAGCCGCGCGGACGCGTTCACGCCCGGGCTGCTGGAATATTTCGAGGGGATCGGGGCCAGCATAGGGATCGCCCTCTCGCGGAAGATCGCCGAGGAGGGGCTCCGTAAGGCTCACGCCGAGCTGGAATCGCGCGTACAGGACCGGACCAGTGCGCTCAACGAGGCCGTGCAGTCCCTGAACGCGGAGCGCCGGCGCTTCAACGAGGTTCTGGACGTGCTCCCCGCGTACGTGGTCCTTCTCACGGCCGATTACCGGGTTTCGTTCGCCAACCGGTTCTTCAAAGAGCGTTTCGGCGATTCGGGCGGGCGCCGCTGCTACGAATTCCTTTTCGAGCGAAGCGCCCCGTGCAAGAACTGCAAGACCTTCACCGCGCTCACTACCATGGCACCCTCGCGGTGGGAGTGGGCCGGCCCCGACGGCCGGCAGTACGATATATCCGATTTCCCCTTCGTCGACACGGACGGGTCGATTCTCGTGCTGGAAATGGGCCTTGATATTTCTGAGCGCAAGCGCGCGGAAACGGAGCTGGACGCCTACCGGCTCCGCCTGGAAGAGCTGGTGGCGCGGCGGACCGGCGAGCTCGTGTCCGCGAACGCGCGGCTCCAGTCCGAGATACTCGAGCGCATGCAGATCGAGGGCGCCCTGCGCGAACACGAGACCAGGTACCGCTCCCTCTACAACGCGCTGAGCGAGCTCACGGTCCTTCACGAGGCGGTCCTGGATAAAAAGGGCGCCGTCGTGAACTACCGTATTATCGACGCCAATCCCGCCTTCACCGCGGTCACCGGGATCCCGCGCGAACACGCGTTAGGCGCGCTTGCGACCGACCTTTACGGTACGGAGACGGCGCCCTTCCTCGACGTGTACGCCCGCGTCGCGACGACGGGGGAGCCGGAAAAATTCGAGGCGTATTTCGCTCCCCTGAACAGGCACTTCAGCATTTCCGCGATCTCGCCGAGCCCCGGCACGTTTGCCACAATCTCGAACGATATCACCGAGCAGAAGCGCGCGGAGCAGGCGCTGCGGGAGAGCGAGGAGCGCCTCTCGCGATTCGCGTCGGCCACGTTCGAGGGGATCGTCATGAGCGAAAACGGCGTGATCATCGACTGCAACGAGCAGTTCGCCCTCATGATGGGCAGGTCCGTTGGCGGGCTCAAGGGGATGCAGATGACAGGCATGATCGCCCCCGAGGATCGTGAACGGATCATGGAAGACATCCGGCTCAATCGCGATAGCGACACCGAGCTTGCGCTGCTCCGTGAGGACGGCGACAGGATCTACGTCGAGGCGCACGGCAGGAGCGCGGGTTCCGATTCGCTGCCGGGCAGGCGTTACATGATCGTGCGCGACGTGACCGATCGCAGGAGAAGGGAGGACGAGCTCCGAAGGCTTAACCGGACCCTTAAGGCGATGGGTGAAAGCAGCAAGGCGATGATGCGCGCCGGCGAGGACGAAATGGCATACCTGAACGAGGTATGCCGGATTATCGTCGAGGATTGCGGTCATTCCATGGTATGGATCGGGTTCGCCGAGGAGGATGCGGCCAAATCGGTCCGGCCCGCGGCCTTCGCGGGGTTCGAGAAGGGATACCTGGAGACCCTGAATCTCACCTGGAGCGATTCAGAGCGGGGACGGGGGCCCACGGGTACGGCGGTTCGCACCGGAAAACCGGTTGCATGTCGAAACATCGATACCGATCCCGCCTTCGCCCCCTGGCGCGCCCAGGCGCTGGCCCGGGGCTATTTCTCATCGATATCGCTCCCCCTCGTATACGAAGGCCGCGTCATGGGCGCGCTGAGCATCTACTCCACTGAAAAGGATCCATTCTCCGAAAGCGAGACGGGCCTGCTCATGGAAATCGCGAACGACCTCGCGTACGGGATCACGACGCTGCGCCTGCGGGCGGAGCACGCCAGGGTCGCGCGCGAATTGCGCGAGAGCCGGGAGGACCTCAACCGCGCGCAGGCCGTGGCGATGACGGGCAGCTGGCGGCTCGACGTGCGCACCAACGAGCTTCGCTGGTCGGACGAGAACCATCGCATTTTCGGAATCGCCCATGGCACGCAGCTCACCTACGACACCTTCCTCTCGACGGTGCACGCCGATGACCGCGCCTATGTCGACAAGATGTGGAGCGAGGGGCTGCGGGGCAGGCCCTACGATATCGAGCACCGGATCGTCGCGCACGGGATCACGAGGTGGGTGCGCGAGCGCGCCGAGCTCGAATACGACAACGACGGGGACCTGCGCGGGGGGTTCGGCACGACGCAGGACATCACCGAACGGAAGAGGGTTGAGGAGGCGCTCAAGGAGAGCGAAGGCGAGCTGCGCCAGCGCAACCTGGCGATGGAGGAGGACCTCAGGATCGCGCAGCTGGTGCAGAGCAGGTTCCTCCCGAGGCGCGCGCCCGGGAACGAACGGATACGGACCGAGTACCGCTACCTGCCGCATTATGCCGTGGGGGGCGATTATTTTTCGTTCGCCAATTTCGAGGATATCGGGCTTGGCATATTCCTGGGCGACGTGGTGGGACACGGCGTCGCGGCGGCGCTGTTCCTGTCGCTTCTAAAAGCAGCGACTGACCGTGTCTGCAGGCGGCACGGTTCGAGCCCGGGGGAGTACCTTGGCATGCTGAACGACGAACTGATCCAGTACATGGACGCCAATTTCATAACCGCGATCTACGGCCTGTTCCGGTACCGCGACGAAACCGGTCCGCTGGAATTCGTGTTCTCGAACGGGGGCCATCCCATGCCCATCCTCCACCGCCGCTCCGCGGACTCGATCGAGCTCCTGAACGCGAAGGGCACCATACTGGGGGCGATACCGGGCATGATGTACGAGGAGAAAACCGTAACGCTCAATCCGGGCGACAGGCTGTTCCTCTATACCGACGGCATCCCCGAGGCGCAGAACGAGAGTGGAAAGCTGCTCGGCTTCGACGAGATGAGGGACGTGATCGCGCGCGCAAGCAGGCCGGGGCTGGGCGAAACGCTCGACGGCATCATGGGGGAGGTGTACGCCCACCGGGGCCTGCGCCCGCTCGAGGATGACATCGTGCTCATCGGGTTCGAGGTGCCGTAG
- a CDS encoding DUF362 domain-containing protein, whose amino-acid sequence MAKVALVRCESYEYPEVRRAVERGVALIGGIGAFVAKGQRVLLKPNLLVGDAPEKCVNTHHTVFRAVAEMILATGAYASFGDSPAVGSATGAARKCGILAVADELGVSEADFKTPVEVFHEKGVQNRKFVVAKAVLDNDVIVSLPKLKTHAFEKFTGCVKNQFGCIPGVRKGEYHIKLPDAGMFAQMLVDLNGFVKPALYVMDGIHAMEGNGPRGGKPRAMNVLLFSSDPIALDATVCRMINVNPEYVPTVKFGHAAGMGVWREADIELLGDDPGGFRVPDFDIDRAPLKPYRARGFMRFLSNRFVPKPFIIKEKCVACGVCVQMCPTVPKSVDWFDGDTKRPPSHNYRTCIRCYCCQELCPESAIELRFPLIRRALGGKR is encoded by the coding sequence ATGGCGAAGGTAGCGCTGGTGCGCTGTGAAAGCTACGAGTACCCGGAGGTCAGGCGCGCGGTAGAGCGCGGTGTTGCGCTTATAGGCGGAATCGGGGCGTTCGTGGCCAAGGGCCAGCGCGTGCTCCTCAAGCCGAACCTCCTCGTGGGGGACGCGCCCGAGAAGTGCGTGAACACCCACCATACCGTCTTCAGGGCCGTTGCCGAGATGATCCTCGCGACCGGCGCGTATGCGAGCTTCGGGGACTCCCCGGCGGTGGGTTCTGCGACGGGGGCCGCGCGGAAATGCGGCATCCTCGCCGTCGCGGATGAGCTTGGCGTTTCGGAAGCGGATTTCAAAACACCGGTCGAGGTCTTCCACGAAAAGGGCGTGCAGAACAGGAAGTTCGTCGTGGCGAAGGCCGTGCTGGATAACGACGTGATTGTGAGCCTCCCCAAGCTCAAGACGCACGCCTTCGAAAAGTTTACCGGCTGCGTGAAGAACCAGTTCGGCTGCATCCCGGGCGTGCGCAAGGGCGAGTACCACATCAAGCTCCCCGACGCCGGGATGTTCGCACAGATGCTCGTGGACCTGAACGGCTTCGTGAAACCGGCCCTTTACGTGATGGATGGCATTCATGCGATGGAGGGAAACGGCCCGCGCGGGGGGAAACCCAGGGCAATGAACGTGCTCCTGTTTTCATCGGACCCGATCGCCCTGGACGCGACCGTCTGCCGCATGATCAACGTGAACCCAGAGTACGTGCCCACGGTGAAATTCGGGCACGCGGCGGGCATGGGGGTCTGGCGGGAAGCCGACATCGAGCTGCTCGGCGACGACCCGGGGGGATTCCGGGTTCCCGATTTCGATATCGACCGCGCCCCCCTGAAGCCGTACCGGGCGAGGGGTTTCATGCGATTCCTGAGCAACCGCTTCGTCCCGAAACCGTTCATAATAAAGGAAAAATGCGTCGCCTGCGGCGTATGCGTCCAGATGTGCCCCACGGTTCCCAAGTCGGTCGACTGGTTCGACGGGGACACGAAGCGGCCGCCCTCGCACAATTACCGGACCTGCATCCGCTGCTACTGCTGCCAGGAGCTGTGCCCCGAGAGCGCGATCGAGCTCAGGTTCCCGCTCATCAGGCGGGCGCTGGGCGGAAAGCGGTGA
- a CDS encoding DUF3795 domain-containing protein, with protein MNEFKLESYCGIYCGACEIMAAYRKGIAENREAAWGDVPPPMNGMLPPARPICHGCKTDTVFDGCARCPIRACAKQRGIAESCVTCADFPCALYRGFRESSEIAALVEKLPHLKSTIKNLKAIRDRGMGQWLAEQELLWKCPACGAPYSWYKTACAGCGKDLEPLKDYNTLCKEDLEI; from the coding sequence ATGAACGAATTCAAACTCGAAAGCTACTGCGGGATATACTGCGGCGCGTGTGAGATCATGGCCGCGTACAGAAAGGGCATCGCGGAAAACAGGGAGGCGGCATGGGGAGATGTCCCGCCGCCCATGAACGGCATGCTGCCCCCCGCAAGGCCGATATGCCACGGCTGCAAGACCGATACCGTGTTCGACGGGTGCGCGCGCTGCCCCATCCGGGCCTGCGCGAAACAGCGCGGGATCGCGGAATCCTGCGTCACCTGCGCGGATTTCCCCTGTGCGCTCTATCGCGGATTCAGGGAGAGCAGCGAGATTGCCGCGCTCGTGGAAAAGCTCCCGCACCTGAAATCAACCATTAAAAATTTGAAAGCGATCAGGGACCGCGGCATGGGCCAATGGCTCGCGGAACAGGAACTCCTGTGGAAATGCCCCGCGTGCGGCGCGCCGTATTCCTGGTACAAAACGGCATGCGCCGGATGCGGGAAGGACCTGGAACCGCTGAAGGACTACAACACGCTTTGCAAAGAAGACCTGGAAATATGA
- a CDS encoding multidrug efflux SMR transporter, translating to MDWLFLLLAGVCEIGWPLGLKVSQTTAHKAWGIVLAAVSMGMSGYLLWLAQRTIPLGTAYAVWTGIGAAGTFIVGILVYDDPSDFLRVASVGLIIMGVIGLKLAH from the coding sequence ATGGACTGGTTATTTCTGCTGCTGGCGGGGGTATGCGAAATAGGCTGGCCGCTGGGACTCAAGGTTTCGCAGACGACGGCGCACAAGGCCTGGGGGATCGTCCTCGCGGCGGTCTCGATGGGAATGAGCGGGTACCTCCTCTGGCTTGCGCAGCGCACGATTCCCCTGGGCACGGCCTACGCTGTCTGGACGGGGATCGGTGCCGCGGGCACCTTCATCGTGGGTATACTCGTCTATGACGACCCGTCCGATTTCCTGCGCGTCGCATCCGTCGGGCTCATCATAATGGGCGTGATCGGGCTCAAGCTCGCGCATTGA
- a CDS encoding amino acid racemase produces MARGTGTPVEMPRVRRAVFLVQNGMRRMREGPGTAEGLQHALQRRPGNMKKGDVMVPGIIGGIGPESTIDYYRLLIARFRERTGGADYPPVLVNSIDMTAMLALVAAGNLDALAAYLAAETDRLNAAGADFVVMASNTPHIVFDEVRRRARVPMLSIVEETAGHALSQGYTKLGLFGTRFTMQGGFYQAAFEEAGIAIVTPSAEEQEFIHEKYMGEFVKGIFRDEVKSALVATAGRMRADSGIEGLILGGTELPLVLGPADLPGMGVLNTTAIHVEAMIDRMLSHNA; encoded by the coding sequence ATGGCTCGCGGAACAGGAACTCCTGTGGAAATGCCCCGCGTGCGGCGCGCCGTATTCCTGGTACAAAACGGCATGCGCCGGATGCGGGAAGGACCTGGAACCGCTGAAGGACTACAACACGCTTTGCAAAGAAGACCTGGAAATATGAAAAAGGGAGACGTCATGGTGCCGGGCATTATCGGCGGGATAGGACCGGAGTCAACGATCGACTATTACCGGCTGCTGATCGCGCGCTTCCGGGAACGGACGGGGGGTGCCGATTATCCTCCCGTCCTGGTCAACAGCATCGACATGACGGCGATGCTCGCGCTGGTCGCCGCGGGGAACCTGGACGCGCTCGCCGCGTACCTTGCCGCGGAGACGGACAGGCTCAACGCCGCGGGTGCGGACTTCGTGGTGATGGCGTCGAACACGCCGCATATCGTGTTCGACGAGGTGCGCCGCCGCGCGCGCGTCCCGATGCTGAGCATCGTCGAGGAGACCGCGGGACACGCCCTGTCGCAGGGCTATACAAAGCTCGGGCTGTTCGGGACGCGGTTTACGATGCAGGGCGGATTTTACCAGGCCGCGTTCGAAGAAGCGGGCATCGCGATCGTTACGCCCTCCGCGGAAGAACAGGAATTCATCCACGAAAAATACATGGGCGAGTTCGTGAAGGGGATATTTCGCGACGAGGTGAAGTCCGCACTCGTCGCGACGGCCGGGCGCATGCGCGCCGATTCCGGGATCGAGGGGCTCATCCTGGGCGGGACGGAGCTCCCGCTCGTGCTGGGCCCGGCGGACCTTCCCGGGATGGGCGTGCTCAACACCACGGCGATTCACGTGGAGGCGATGATCGACCGGATGCTGTCGCATAACGCGTAA
- a CDS encoding PilZ domain-containing protein, with protein MTAEAKLITDKSLFGGIFARVFMRGNVFIKTSGLNIQVESFHYSEGELLVKLSEPGGELNNPLFYVRHGEEVFFTHAKLLSRDEDGQYRFHPVDVQILQAPRREDRRQVAGAQNPGREPAYISNIVSDFILRESLSNNRKKIEIFKDSILKKIGSGFPASRVYLVNEKPGDGRMEYFRKERVPLFINNLDDREGLAAEPPGTFYLTRILPNEPEEKSVKLVSEIAVPFLYRLMLPFGYLQVNGADRFGDEDFAAMKKLGMSISTVMTNDRQLIKGSEEKIAVTDLSASGMGIFFRDRPLIKYFKDGSQMVFAMFLPGGRQSNMLCEVRNISIMKNTIYRVGCEIVNMDSIGEVHYTEYLESLAAPAGAPGQ; from the coding sequence ATGACGGCCGAGGCAAAGCTCATAACCGATAAATCCCTGTTTGGTGGCATATTCGCCCGCGTTTTCATGCGCGGAAACGTCTTCATCAAAACCTCCGGTCTCAACATCCAGGTCGAGTCCTTCCATTATTCGGAAGGCGAGCTTCTCGTGAAATTAAGCGAACCGGGAGGGGAATTGAATAACCCCCTCTTTTACGTCCGGCACGGCGAGGAGGTTTTCTTCACCCACGCGAAGCTTCTCTCCCGCGACGAGGACGGCCAGTACCGCTTCCACCCGGTCGACGTGCAGATACTCCAGGCCCCCCGCCGGGAAGACCGCAGGCAGGTCGCCGGCGCCCAGAATCCCGGACGCGAGCCCGCGTATATATCGAACATCGTGAGCGATTTCATTCTACGTGAAAGCCTTTCGAACAACCGGAAGAAGATCGAAATCTTCAAGGACAGCATATTAAAGAAGATAGGGAGCGGTTTCCCCGCGTCTCGGGTATACCTGGTGAACGAAAAGCCGGGTGACGGAAGGATGGAATACTTCCGGAAAGAACGTGTTCCCCTCTTCATCAATAACCTGGATGACCGCGAGGGGCTCGCGGCGGAACCGCCGGGCACGTTTTACCTTACGCGCATCCTTCCCAATGAACCGGAGGAAAAATCCGTGAAGCTCGTGTCGGAAATCGCGGTCCCCTTCCTCTACCGGCTCATGCTTCCGTTCGGGTATCTCCAGGTGAACGGAGCCGACAGGTTCGGGGACGAGGACTTCGCCGCGATGAAAAAGCTCGGGATGTCGATCTCCACGGTGATGACCAACGACAGGCAGCTCATCAAGGGCTCCGAGGAAAAAATCGCGGTGACCGATTTATCGGCGAGCGGTATGGGCATTTTTTTCCGGGACAGGCCCCTCATAAAGTATTTCAAGGACGGGAGCCAGATGGTGTTCGCGATGTTCCTCCCGGGAGGGAGGCAGTCGAACATGCTCTGCGAGGTGCGCAATATCAGCATAATGAAAAACACGATCTACCGGGTCGGGTGCGAGATCGTGAACATGGACTCGATCGGCGAGGTGCATTACACGGAATACCTGGAAAGCCTGGCCGCGCCCGCCGGCGCGCCCGGACAATAG
- a CDS encoding GGDEF domain-containing protein, producing MGVERIDSRATPLRHSTDATRHERMVELLRRVDVLSPLREYELDTIARHCEFTAFVRGQVIFTQGSAADSFHVVDRGRVGIITVDHEGADAVIAHIAESESFGEIDFLARSPRSATALADVDSVLLGFPARGHSPETIFREHPYLWGGMLYRLLGVIAGRIWHVNRLLMEKSQWLMDLRKQLLRDKMTGLYNQVFLKEDFVNLLPDFGKRAALLMLKPDNFKDINDRYGHEAGDRVLNLMAIFLQSELGENDIGVRYRGDEYAAILPGAGKDEAVKKAKEINAAFRTMSLSRIIDSGEERIRVSVGIALYPDDAETSAGLVTAAHRKMSGARSAGGNRVLV from the coding sequence GTGGGCGTCGAACGCATCGATTCGCGGGCGACCCCGCTCCGGCACTCCACCGACGCGACGCGCCATGAACGCATGGTTGAGTTGCTGCGCCGGGTGGACGTGCTCTCGCCCCTGCGGGAATACGAGCTCGACACGATCGCCCGACACTGCGAATTCACCGCTTTCGTCCGCGGCCAGGTGATTTTCACCCAGGGGTCCGCGGCGGATTCCTTCCACGTCGTTGACCGGGGCAGGGTCGGGATCATCACCGTGGACCACGAGGGCGCCGACGCGGTGATCGCCCACATCGCCGAGTCCGAGTCGTTCGGCGAAATAGATTTCCTGGCAAGGAGCCCGCGCAGCGCGACCGCGCTCGCGGACGTCGATTCCGTCCTGCTCGGATTTCCCGCGCGGGGGCATTCCCCGGAGACGATTTTCCGCGAGCACCCCTACCTGTGGGGGGGCATGCTCTACCGGCTCCTGGGTGTCATCGCCGGAAGGATCTGGCACGTGAACCGCCTCCTCATGGAAAAATCGCAGTGGCTCATGGACCTGCGCAAACAGCTCCTGCGCGACAAGATGACCGGCCTCTACAACCAGGTCTTCCTCAAGGAGGACTTCGTGAACCTGCTCCCGGATTTCGGGAAACGCGCCGCCCTGCTCATGCTCAAGCCCGACAATTTCAAGGATATCAACGACCGGTACGGGCACGAGGCGGGGGACCGCGTGCTCAACCTCATGGCCATCTTTCTGCAGTCCGAGCTCGGGGAGAACGACATAGGGGTCCGATACCGCGGCGACGAGTACGCGGCAATACTTCCCGGCGCCGGAAAGGACGAGGCCGTGAAGAAGGCGAAAGAAATCAACGCCGCGTTCAGGACCATGAGCCTTTCGCGGATAATCGATTCCGGCGAGGAGCGCATACGGGTGAGCGTGGGCATCGCGCTGTACCCCGACGACGCCGAGACGAGCGCCGGGCTGGTCACGGCCGCGCATCGCAAGATGTCCGGGGCGCGAAGCGCCGGGGGAAACAGGGTGCTCGTATGA
- a CDS encoding class I SAM-dependent methyltransferase, protein MKKKITVALSLLGALVLTWFIIDAFTGNRLTETFDRIYTEGRWGKDAQDRGTSGTGSTVEITREYRAWIEEFIRKNKVASVVDAGCGDWNFSRLIDWGGARYLGIDISNVVIERLKKNYRGDRFEFQMGDITGDLPAADLLICKDVLQHLPNELVKKFIRNNLKKGKYRWALITNDALTADGNKDINIGDYRRIDLSRPPFDVRGLVDLPVKFGNESTKKAQLLKLGD, encoded by the coding sequence ATGAAGAAAAAAATCACCGTAGCACTGTCCCTCCTGGGGGCGCTTGTCCTGACCTGGTTCATTATCGACGCCTTCACCGGGAACAGGCTCACCGAAACCTTCGACCGGATCTACACCGAGGGCCGGTGGGGAAAGGACGCCCAGGACCGCGGCACGAGCGGCACGGGCTCGACCGTCGAGATCACGCGCGAGTACCGCGCATGGATCGAGGAATTCATCCGGAAGAACAAGGTGGCCTCGGTGGTGGACGCGGGCTGCGGCGACTGGAATTTTTCAAGGCTCATCGACTGGGGCGGCGCGCGCTACCTGGGTATCGACATATCGAACGTGGTGATCGAGCGGTTGAAGAAAAATTACCGCGGAGACCGCTTCGAATTCCAAATGGGAGACATCACCGGGGACCTTCCCGCGGCGGACCTGCTTATCTGCAAGGACGTGCTGCAGCACCTGCCCAACGAGCTCGTGAAAAAATTCATACGGAACAATTTGAAGAAGGGAAAATACCGGTGGGCGCTCATCACCAACGACGCCCTCACGGCGGACGGGAACAAGGACATAAATATCGGCGATTACCGGCGCATCGATCTCTCACGCCCGCCCTTCGATGTGCGGGGCCTCGTCGACCTCCCGGTTAAATTCGGAAACGAGTCCACGAAGAAGGCGCAACTCCTGAAACTCGGCGACTGA
- a CDS encoding GGDEF domain-containing protein — MTALPKSFPVFSGLTDAELKTLGSYFTARTCEKGEIVLSRNEMNEDLLIVAHGKIISTAALPGSMERKRHEYRPGDFFGEISLFGKKPALSAYQAAEKSVLLTVPESELRAFIEEHHEAGVRFISSLLSLTVRHLRDSSNFLADIVQWGEEASRRVITDELTGVYNREFLDDAMESFFSISVNNGKPLALLMIDIDHFREINEGLGLDTGNAVLLEIVLIIKGVIQDHGILARYGGDEFSVLLPEANLDRAHAIAEKIRAGVEGHDFSKQLAGGSAALSASIGISAYPETASEFEHFKEKADVSLYRAKELGRNRVVNVD, encoded by the coding sequence ATGACCGCGCTGCCGAAAAGCTTCCCCGTGTTCTCGGGACTCACGGATGCGGAGCTGAAGACGCTGGGTTCGTATTTTACCGCGCGCACCTGCGAGAAAGGGGAGATTGTGCTTTCGCGTAACGAGATGAATGAGGACCTGCTCATCGTGGCGCACGGGAAAATTATCAGCACCGCGGCGCTGCCCGGGAGCATGGAGCGCAAGCGGCACGAATACCGCCCGGGGGATTTTTTCGGGGAGATATCGCTGTTCGGGAAGAAGCCCGCCCTGAGCGCCTACCAGGCCGCCGAAAAAAGCGTGCTCCTGACGGTTCCCGAATCGGAGCTGCGCGCGTTCATCGAGGAGCATCACGAGGCCGGTGTACGGTTCATCTCCAGCCTGCTCTCACTCACCGTGCGGCACCTGCGCGACTCGAGCAACTTCCTCGCCGATATCGTCCAGTGGGGTGAGGAGGCGAGCCGGCGCGTGATCACCGACGAGCTCACGGGCGTGTACAACCGGGAATTCCTGGACGACGCGATGGAAAGCTTTTTCAGCATATCCGTGAACAACGGCAAGCCGCTCGCGCTCCTCATGATCGACATCGACCATTTCCGCGAAATCAACGAAGGCCTGGGGCTCGATACGGGAAACGCCGTTTTGCTCGAGATCGTTCTCATCATCAAGGGTGTGATCCAGGATCACGGCATACTCGCGCGCTACGGGGGGGACGAGTTTTCGGTGCTGCTTCCGGAGGCGAACCTCGACAGGGCGCACGCGATAGCCGAAAAGATTCGCGCCGGCGTAGAAGGTCACGATTTCTCGAAGCAGCTCGCGGGAGGATCGGCGGCGTTGAGCGCGAGTATCGGCATCAGTGCGTACCCGGAAACGGCTTCGGAATTCGAGCACTTCAAGGAAAAGGCGGACGTCTCGCTCTACCGCGCGAAAGAACTGGGACGCAACCGGGTGGTGAACGTCGACTGA